Proteins encoded within one genomic window of Synechococcus sp. PCC 7335:
- a CDS encoding DUF1206 domain-containing protein, producing MSDQSFGSSSSSDTAKWIEFLARFGYAAKGVIYALVGILAIQAAFNWGGKVTGSTGAFETIASQPFGKVMLFIVGVGLVGYVIWRLVAAIFDPEHDESGAKNIIRRLSYAASGIVYGSLAFVAFRIVFSSGSSAGGSSGSSSGSSQQTATLLSQPFGRWLVGLVAAAAAAYGFYCIYRGVKIKFRKKLKLAEMSSTAQTWVVRIGRFGLICKGIVSIVVSYFFAQAARSSDASEARTTAGALQAIQQQPFGAILMGIIAFGMLAYGIHLMVQARYRRISPEQ from the coding sequence ATGAGCGATCAATCTTTCGGGTCATCTAGTAGCAGCGATACTGCTAAGTGGATCGAGTTCCTAGCCCGCTTTGGCTATGCTGCCAAGGGCGTTATCTATGCCTTAGTAGGCATACTCGCTATTCAAGCTGCTTTTAACTGGGGCGGTAAGGTTACGGGTTCAACAGGTGCGTTTGAGACGATTGCCAGTCAGCCCTTCGGTAAAGTCATGCTGTTCATAGTGGGTGTCGGTTTAGTCGGATACGTTATCTGGCGGCTTGTGGCGGCTATCTTCGACCCCGAGCATGATGAGAGCGGTGCGAAGAACATCATTCGTCGTTTGTCTTACGCTGCTAGCGGCATTGTCTATGGAAGCCTAGCCTTTGTCGCATTCCGTATCGTGTTTAGTAGTGGCTCATCTGCCGGTGGTAGCAGTGGTAGCAGTAGCGGCTCTAGCCAGCAAACAGCGACACTACTCTCTCAACCTTTTGGTCGATGGTTGGTCGGATTAGTCGCAGCCGCGGCCGCCGCTTATGGGTTTTACTGCATCTATCGCGGTGTCAAGATCAAGTTTCGTAAGAAGCTAAAGTTAGCTGAGATGAGCTCAACAGCACAGACTTGGGTCGTTCGGATTGGACGATTTGGACTTATCTGTAAGGGCATTGTGTCTATCGTTGTGAGCTATTTCTTTGCTCAAGCGGCTCGTTCTTCTGATGCTAGCGAAGCCAGGACAACAGCTGGCGCACTGCAGGCTATTCAGCAACAGCCTTTCGGCGCTATCTTAATGGGTATTATCGCTTTTGGCATGCTGGCCTACGGCATTCACCTTATGGTTCAAGCGCGCTATCGACGCATCTCTCCTGAGCAATAG
- a CDS encoding DICT sensory domain-containing protein, translating into MGNPASIVEEMFELLPNLRTQMYFKTSLTALSHAMEDQVLAGSEQRPLIIASFQQERFYRQEAQRYVRIGEVSDQVYVLSASDTQFSETAKEQSSDYERIDFDEEDALTQEWHLVVIGEHYSAALICRERQPMLVNPRQLETETGPDQAVSHLDQARRFEGIWTLNRQVSLRAAKLLLDRIQEYRPGLAAKIDQARDRFIPKVLTDALDLDEVEKDPFAQRLITYLQAGQYKQLKAYRAIALQEQRARLVNSITAAIRKSLNPSEIFAIATAELGRVLDVSRCIIYRCAADDPDATIQHEYRQPHINSLEGATWPLKHNPLYQWVKAHHQTLAINDISDPRSESSEVSIDIDLNTAQTRLRRWQIFSCLLVPLIHKNRLLGMVELHLDDKRKHRWSDDEIGLAEAIANQLSVALIQAEAYAHLEDFNQQLADLERTRSNLIAITGHELRTPLSTIRVCLESLITEPDMSADLRQVMLDTALTDAERMRKLVQDFLTLSRLESQRVEWNLESLSLCECVALALSSLRWQNSSNSAPAIQIETDIPDDLPFVRADGEWIVEVLSKLLHNACKFTEGTNQAANGITDNGKVTVSARVRNKHTVEVIVADTGRGIEAERLETVFERFYQEEGALRRSVGGTGLGLAICQQIIEGLKGEIWATSAGKNQGTQIHFTLPAVGQTSRYSTTRRAKEGAAKGSSKITSKSSLKRR; encoded by the coding sequence GAAAGGTTCTATCGCCAAGAAGCACAGCGCTACGTGCGTATCGGCGAGGTCAGTGACCAAGTCTATGTGCTTTCAGCTAGCGATACTCAGTTTAGTGAGACAGCTAAAGAGCAAAGCAGTGACTATGAAAGGATAGATTTTGATGAGGAAGATGCACTTACTCAAGAGTGGCATCTAGTTGTAATTGGTGAGCACTACAGCGCTGCGCTGATCTGCCGTGAGCGACAACCAATGCTGGTTAATCCTAGACAGCTAGAAACGGAGACAGGCCCAGATCAAGCGGTCTCTCATCTCGATCAGGCTCGGCGGTTTGAGGGCATCTGGACTTTGAATAGGCAGGTCAGTTTGCGAGCGGCGAAATTGCTGCTAGATCGCATTCAGGAGTATCGGCCAGGTCTAGCGGCCAAGATTGATCAGGCACGCGATCGCTTTATTCCCAAGGTCTTGACCGACGCGCTAGATCTAGACGAGGTTGAGAAAGACCCCTTTGCTCAGCGGCTGATTACTTACCTACAAGCAGGCCAGTACAAGCAGCTCAAGGCCTACCGGGCGATCGCACTTCAAGAACAAAGGGCTCGCTTAGTTAATTCCATCACCGCCGCTATTCGAAAATCGCTCAATCCTTCTGAAATTTTTGCGATCGCTACCGCAGAACTGGGCCGGGTTCTAGACGTTAGCCGCTGTATTATCTACCGCTGCGCCGCTGACGATCCAGACGCCACCATTCAGCACGAATATCGCCAGCCGCATATCAACTCCCTAGAAGGTGCTACCTGGCCGCTAAAGCATAACCCGCTCTACCAGTGGGTGAAAGCGCATCACCAGACCCTAGCGATCAACGATATCAGCGATCCCAGAAGTGAATCGAGTGAAGTAAGTATAGATATTGATCTCAATACGGCTCAAACCAGGTTACGGCGCTGGCAAATCTTTAGCTGCCTGTTAGTACCGCTCATTCATAAGAATCGGCTGCTCGGCATGGTTGAGCTACATCTAGATGACAAACGCAAGCACCGGTGGAGCGACGATGAGATTGGTCTGGCCGAAGCGATCGCCAATCAGCTCAGCGTTGCCCTAATCCAGGCCGAGGCCTATGCCCATCTAGAAGACTTCAACCAGCAGCTTGCAGACCTAGAGCGCACCCGTAGCAACCTCATTGCGATCACTGGCCACGAGCTACGCACTCCGCTCTCTACTATTCGCGTCTGTCTAGAAAGTTTGATAACAGAACCTGATATGTCTGCTGATCTGCGACAGGTGATGCTAGACACTGCTCTGACCGATGCCGAACGTATGCGTAAGCTGGTTCAAGACTTCTTAACGCTTTCACGCTTAGAAAGCCAACGCGTAGAATGGAACCTAGAATCACTTTCTTTGTGTGAATGTGTAGCCCTAGCCCTTAGCAGTTTGCGCTGGCAGAACTCGTCTAATTCAGCGCCTGCTATCCAAATTGAAACAGACATACCCGACGATCTGCCCTTTGTGCGTGCAGATGGCGAATGGATTGTAGAAGTTCTCTCTAAACTTCTCCATAACGCCTGTAAGTTTACAGAAGGCACTAATCAAGCAGCCAATGGGATCACCGATAATGGGAAAGTCACCGTCAGCGCCAGGGTTCGAAACAAACACACCGTTGAAGTCATCGTAGCGGATACCGGTCGAGGTATCGAAGCTGAGCGGTTAGAAACGGTATTTGAACGGTTCTATCAAGAAGAAGGAGCTTTGCGCCGCTCTGTTGGTGGAACAGGCCTAGGACTAGCTATCTGTCAGCAGATCATAGAAGGACTAAAAGGTGAGATTTGGGCAACATCTGCTGGTAAAAATCAGGGCACTCAGATTCACTTCACTCTGCCTGCTGTCGGTCAGACCAGTCGCTATTCGACAACCCGTCGCGCCAAAGAAGGAGCTGCTAAAGGTAGCTCTAAAATAACCTCCAAATCATCCTTGAAAAGACGCTAG
- a CDS encoding methyltransferase domain-containing protein: MTASTPLVEKIQRFYDASSPLWEKTWGEHMHHGYYGRNGRHRKNRRQAQIDLIEALIDWAGLTTAHTILDVGCGIGGSTLYLAKKFDAQAVGITLSPVQAKRAGERAAEQGIDLLAYENFETAQAPAVQFQVTDALATPFPDGAFDFVWSMESGEHMPDKQGFLQECYRVLKPGGTFLMATWCHRSTRTLAGSLTDSETQHLDRLYELYHLPYVISLEDYGILARDVGFAGVRMADWSRQVEFFWQDVVRSALSVEAITGILQAGEETIRGTAAIALMTTGFDRGLIRYGILSGTKESL; encoded by the coding sequence ATGACCGCCAGTACGCCGCTTGTCGAAAAGATTCAACGCTTCTATGATGCATCGTCGCCTCTGTGGGAGAAAACTTGGGGTGAGCATATGCACCATGGCTACTATGGCAGAAATGGGCGGCATCGCAAAAACCGTAGACAGGCCCAGATCGATTTGATCGAAGCGTTGATAGATTGGGCCGGACTCACCACCGCTCACACCATTCTGGATGTCGGCTGCGGCATTGGCGGCAGCACCTTATACCTCGCTAAAAAGTTTGATGCTCAAGCTGTCGGCATTACGCTGAGTCCAGTCCAGGCTAAACGGGCGGGCGAACGCGCCGCCGAACAGGGCATCGATCTGCTTGCGTATGAGAATTTTGAAACCGCACAGGCACCTGCTGTCCAGTTCCAGGTAACCGATGCCCTTGCCACCCCTTTCCCAGACGGCGCCTTCGACTTTGTTTGGTCGATGGAAAGCGGCGAACATATGCCAGACAAGCAGGGCTTTTTGCAGGAATGCTACCGCGTGTTGAAACCTGGCGGTACTTTCTTAATGGCGACTTGGTGTCATCGATCTACGCGCACGCTTGCTGGTTCACTGACCGATAGCGAAACCCAGCACTTGGATCGACTCTACGAGCTGTATCATCTTCCCTATGTGATTTCTCTAGAGGACTACGGCATTCTGGCTAGAGACGTTGGCTTTGCAGGCGTGAGAATGGCTGACTGGTCAAGGCAGGTAGAATTCTTTTGGCAGGATGTCGTGCGTTCGGCGCTAAGTGTTGAGGCGATAACAGGCATTTTGCAAGCGGGCGAGGAGACGATTCGAGGAACGGCCGCGATCGCACTAATGACGACAGGCTTTGACCGAGGACTCATCCGCTACGGAATTCTTAGCGGCACTAAAGAGAGCCTATGA
- a CDS encoding anthranilate synthase component I family protein, whose protein sequence is MIFPDFEAFSGLASQGNFVPVYQEWVADLDTPVSAWYKVCAGQPYSFLLESVEGGETLGRYSFLGCDPLWILESKGNQTTQTFRDASQQVLEGNPFDILQACIEPLKPVRLPQLPPGIGGLFGFWGYELIKWIEPTVNIHERTENSLPDGLWMQVDNLLIFDQVKRKVWAIAYADLRDPNTDLKAAYEAACDRVSKLVTKLRSPLSEKDTLLTWTSPEASTAPPLEYTSNRTPEEFCASVEKAKAHIRAGDIFQVVISQRLQASYDGNPFDLYRSLRLVNPSPYMCYFNFNGWKLIGSSPEVMVKATVTGPNSPMQATLRPIAGTRPRGKNAAEDADYAADLLADPKEIAEHVMLVDLGRNDLGRVCSSGTVKVDELMVIENYSHVMHIVSNVVGDLAPDQTAWDLLKASFPAGTVSGAPKIRAMQIIKDLEPDYRGPYSGVYGYYDFEGQLNSAITIRTMVVQSAEDGSQTISVQAGAGLVADSIPENEYQETLNKAKGMLEAVRCLKA, encoded by the coding sequence ATGATCTTTCCAGACTTTGAAGCCTTTTCGGGCTTAGCTTCACAAGGAAACTTTGTACCGGTATACCAGGAATGGGTAGCTGATTTAGACACACCTGTTTCCGCTTGGTACAAAGTTTGCGCTGGGCAGCCATACAGCTTTTTGCTTGAGTCGGTTGAAGGTGGAGAAACACTAGGTCGCTACAGCTTCTTAGGCTGCGATCCGCTATGGATACTAGAGTCGAAAGGAAATCAGACCACACAAACCTTTCGCGATGCTAGTCAACAGGTGCTAGAAGGAAATCCGTTTGATATTTTGCAAGCGTGCATCGAACCTTTGAAACCAGTTCGTCTACCTCAGCTACCACCTGGAATTGGGGGTCTATTTGGATTTTGGGGCTATGAGCTAATTAAGTGGATTGAGCCAACAGTCAATATTCATGAGCGTACGGAGAATAGTTTGCCAGATGGGCTGTGGATGCAAGTGGACAATCTGCTGATCTTTGATCAGGTGAAGCGGAAGGTATGGGCGATCGCCTATGCGGATCTTAGAGATCCTAATACGGATCTAAAAGCGGCGTATGAAGCCGCTTGCGATCGCGTTAGCAAGCTGGTGACTAAGTTGCGATCACCGCTAAGCGAAAAAGACACTCTGCTCACATGGACCTCGCCTGAAGCTAGTACAGCGCCTCCACTGGAATACACTAGCAACCGTACCCCAGAAGAATTCTGTGCCAGCGTTGAGAAAGCCAAAGCCCATATTCGCGCCGGAGATATCTTTCAAGTTGTCATTTCCCAGCGGTTGCAGGCGAGCTATGACGGCAACCCCTTCGATCTCTATCGCTCCTTGCGCTTGGTTAACCCCTCTCCTTACATGTGCTACTTCAACTTCAACGGCTGGAAGCTGATCGGCTCTAGCCCCGAAGTCATGGTAAAGGCCACCGTCACTGGACCCAACAGTCCGATGCAAGCGACTTTGCGCCCAATTGCTGGCACCCGCCCCAGAGGAAAGAACGCAGCTGAAGATGCTGACTACGCAGCGGATCTCCTGGCTGATCCAAAAGAAATTGCCGAGCATGTCATGCTAGTCGATCTCGGACGCAATGACCTAGGCCGCGTCTGCAGTAGCGGCACCGTCAAAGTAGATGAGCTGATGGTGATCGAAAACTACTCTCATGTCATGCATATTGTCAGCAACGTTGTTGGCGATCTTGCTCCTGACCAGACAGCTTGGGATCTGCTAAAGGCTAGCTTCCCAGCAGGCACCGTCAGCGGCGCACCCAAGATCCGCGCGATGCAAATCATCAAAGATCTAGAGCCGGACTACCGAGGCCCTTACTCTGGGGTCTACGGCTACTACGACTTTGAAGGTCAGCTCAACAGCGCTATCACTATCCGCACAATGGTGGTTCAATCAGCTGAGGATGGCAGTCAAACAATCAGCGTACAGGCAGGCGCTGGGCTCGTAGCAGACTCAATACCTGAAAACGAGTACCAAGAGACACTCAACAAAGCAAAAGGAATGCTGGAAGCAGTGCGGTGTCTGAAGGCCTAA
- the mutY gene encoding A/G-specific adenine glycosylase produces the protein MSNDEIIQLRRSLLSWYRQHGRDLPWRRTRDPYAIWISEVMLQQTQVKTVIPYYKRWLEAFPTVQALAAADQQAVLKLWEGLGYYARARNLHQAAQQIVTKFGGVFPRKIENAITLKGIGRTTAGGILSAAFNSPVPILDGNVKRVLSRLIAYPAVPNKALAPLWELSEQLLDPNYPRDFNQAIMDLGATLCTRHNPACLLCPWQSKCAAYNLNAVIRFPMTESRKPLPHKNIGVAAITDDQGKILIDRRKQEGLLGGLWEFPGGKIEPGESEEDCVKREIKEELDIEIKVGSKLITIEHTYTHFKVTLNVFNCTYLGGDPKPLECDEIRWVTLDEIDDYPFPKANSQIIEALRIQANK, from the coding sequence ATGTCTAACGACGAGATTATTCAGCTCAGGCGATCGCTTCTATCTTGGTACCGACAGCATGGCCGAGATCTGCCCTGGCGCCGAACTCGAGATCCCTACGCTATTTGGATTTCGGAAGTCATGCTTCAGCAGACGCAAGTCAAAACCGTTATTCCTTACTACAAGCGTTGGCTAGAGGCTTTTCCGACGGTTCAAGCGCTAGCCGCTGCCGACCAGCAGGCGGTTTTGAAGCTGTGGGAAGGGCTAGGCTACTATGCAAGGGCCAGGAATTTGCATCAGGCGGCCCAGCAGATTGTGACTAAATTTGGTGGCGTGTTTCCGCGCAAGATTGAGAACGCGATCACGCTTAAAGGCATCGGACGCACGACTGCAGGCGGTATCCTTAGTGCTGCTTTCAACTCTCCTGTTCCTATCCTTGATGGCAACGTCAAACGGGTGTTGTCTCGCCTGATTGCCTATCCTGCCGTTCCCAACAAAGCGTTAGCTCCCCTGTGGGAACTTTCTGAGCAGCTATTAGATCCTAACTATCCTAGAGACTTCAACCAAGCAATCATGGATCTAGGTGCGACCCTTTGCACCCGTCATAATCCTGCCTGTTTGCTCTGTCCCTGGCAAAGCAAGTGCGCAGCGTACAATCTAAATGCAGTCATCCGCTTTCCTATGACAGAATCTCGCAAGCCTCTTCCCCACAAAAATATTGGCGTCGCCGCCATCACCGACGATCAAGGCAAGATCCTAATCGATCGCCGTAAGCAAGAAGGCCTTCTTGGCGGCCTATGGGAGTTTCCAGGGGGCAAAATTGAACCCGGCGAGAGCGAGGAAGACTGCGTTAAACGTGAGATCAAAGAAGAATTAGATATTGAAATCAAAGTAGGCTCAAAGCTGATCACTATTGAACATACCTATACTCACTTTAAGGTGACCTTGAACGTCTTTAACTGCACTTATCTTGGCGGCGACCCCAAACCCCTTGAATGTGACGAGATCAGATGGGTGACGTTAGATGAGATCGACGACTACCCCTTTCCTAAGGCGAACAGTCAAATCATCGAGGCCTTGCGAATACAGGCAAACAAATAG
- a CDS encoding DUF760 domain-containing protein yields MDDVTGRIPEFSTDSKPMTDNSLLDYVKSMDSDTITQLSRPDSSEVMQVMEHNVIGLLGGLPSGQFDVSVTTNRENLGRLLASAMMSGYFLRGAEQRLAFEERFSNTLFGEDFDTETDS; encoded by the coding sequence ATGGATGATGTAACCGGAAGAATCCCAGAATTTAGTACCGACTCAAAACCGATGACAGATAATTCACTGCTTGATTATGTCAAGTCTATGGACTCGGACACTATCACTCAGCTGTCGCGTCCTGACTCGTCTGAAGTGATGCAGGTTATGGAGCACAATGTCATTGGGTTATTAGGGGGCCTTCCATCGGGTCAGTTTGATGTCTCTGTAACGACAAACCGTGAGAACTTGGGCCGTCTACTCGCTTCTGCGATGATGAGCGGCTACTTTCTACGGGGCGCGGAACAGCGACTTGCTTTTGAAGAGCGCTTTAGCAATACGCTATTCGGTGAAGACTTCGATACAGAGACTGATTCGTAG
- a CDS encoding photosystem I reaction center subunit II PsaD — protein sequence MALTGSMPKFGGSTGGLLTAAFVEERYAITWTSSKEQVFEMPTGGAATMNEGENLLELARKEQCLALGAQLRTKFKPKITDYKIYRIFPNGETTFIHPADGVFPEKVNEGRGYSGKKDRRIGENPNPATIKFSGQNTFETDMKSTDVKTTGLPRP from the coding sequence ATGGCACTAACTGGCTCAATGCCCAAATTTGGCGGCAGCACCGGCGGTCTCCTAACAGCTGCTTTTGTTGAGGAGCGGTATGCAATTACCTGGACTTCTAGCAAAGAACAGGTCTTTGAAATGCCAACCGGTGGGGCAGCCACCATGAACGAAGGCGAGAACCTATTGGAGCTAGCTCGCAAAGAACAGTGCTTAGCACTAGGCGCTCAGCTTAGAACGAAGTTCAAGCCTAAAATTACTGACTACAAAATCTATCGTATTTTTCCGAACGGCGAAACTACCTTCATTCATCCAGCGGATGGTGTGTTCCCCGAAAAAGTCAATGAAGGTCGCGGATATAGCGGTAAGAAAGATCGTCGCATTGGAGAAAATCCAAACCCTGCAACTATCAAGTTCAGCGGTCAGAATACTTTTGAAACCGACATGAAAAGTACCGATGTTAAAACGACTGGATTGCCTCGTCCATAG
- a CDS encoding DUF2470 domain-containing protein — MSENTATQASAKKASEKIDAKISDRICKHMNKDHAEAVLTYAHRYGNQTEATAATLTAIDHTGMDLTAEVDGQMLPLRIPFDHELKDAADAHTTLVAMLRA, encoded by the coding sequence ATGTCAGAGAATACGGCCACCCAAGCATCTGCCAAGAAAGCATCTGAAAAGATTGATGCAAAGATTAGCGATCGCATCTGCAAGCATATGAACAAAGATCATGCTGAGGCTGTTTTGACCTACGCCCATCGCTACGGCAATCAGACCGAAGCGACTGCGGCCACCCTGACTGCCATTGATCACACTGGCATGGATCTTACTGCCGAAGTCGACGGTCAAATGCTACCTTTACGAATTCCCTTTGATCACGAACTCAAAGATGCCGCTGATGCGCACACTACCTTAGTTGCCATGCTGCGAGCATAA
- a CDS encoding DUF3747 domain-containing protein, producing MQMKLFRLTVTALAATTVAVTAGNLPLAIAQNPLASETSTAIELAQSSMFGMQETDQDPYLLVANPTSKIGGSQRYGLMILEQRQPAPPAQPCFSTSGSNPTVVTPLTFNNSACRRSTDTNGYLLRTAGNDIKYTPVLVEENGVLVLYANPSPFAGSGARKFIIGQTDGIVPGGYTQIFLKPGWRLAKQTFEGNVTGRTYIANDSTAAELIEQSEAIIAGPTDPDVTTPIVVPVPGGESFPDVAGDIYESEINRAVQLGFISGFAEDNTFRPRATVTREQMMSIVLEALDLAPESDALASDLPFSDVSASRWSAAKIARAAELGIVEGYPDGSFRPADELTRAQLIAAMRRVAQYINDDDDLEENQPGDTFSDIDGHWAESAISELSTFCGISTPLNEVGNEFRPDSPAQRNYAAAAMIRLLDCSQLLENDGELL from the coding sequence ATGCAAATGAAATTATTTCGACTCACAGTTACTGCGCTTGCCGCTACTACTGTTGCCGTCACAGCTGGCAATCTCCCCTTAGCGATCGCGCAGAACCCACTAGCTTCTGAGACATCAACTGCTATAGAGCTAGCGCAGTCCTCTATGTTTGGGATGCAAGAAACAGATCAAGATCCTTATTTGCTAGTTGCCAACCCTACCTCCAAAATCGGTGGCAGCCAGCGCTACGGCCTGATGATTCTAGAGCAAAGACAGCCAGCGCCCCCGGCCCAACCTTGCTTTTCGACAAGCGGCTCCAATCCAACTGTTGTTACACCCCTAACATTCAACAACTCAGCCTGTAGGCGTAGTACAGATACCAATGGCTATCTGCTGAGAACAGCAGGTAATGATATTAAGTACACGCCTGTTCTAGTCGAAGAAAATGGCGTTTTGGTTCTCTATGCAAATCCTTCACCCTTTGCGGGCAGCGGTGCCAGGAAATTTATAATTGGCCAGACTGATGGAATTGTACCTGGTGGCTATACTCAGATCTTTTTGAAGCCTGGCTGGAGACTAGCTAAACAGACCTTTGAGGGTAATGTAACTGGGCGAACCTATATTGCCAACGACTCGACCGCAGCCGAACTTATCGAGCAGTCCGAGGCTATCATCGCTGGACCTACTGATCCAGATGTGACTACGCCTATCGTGGTTCCGGTACCTGGGGGAGAGTCTTTTCCTGACGTAGCAGGCGACATCTATGAAAGTGAAATCAACCGGGCTGTTCAACTTGGATTTATCTCTGGTTTTGCAGAGGACAATACGTTTAGACCTAGAGCAACAGTCACTCGCGAACAGATGATGTCTATCGTGCTAGAGGCTTTAGACCTTGCGCCTGAGTCAGACGCGCTCGCTAGCGATCTGCCCTTTTCAGACGTTTCGGCTAGCCGCTGGAGCGCTGCGAAAATTGCTAGAGCTGCCGAACTAGGTATTGTCGAAGGCTATCCAGACGGGAGTTTTAGACCTGCTGATGAACTGACCCGTGCTCAGCTAATTGCAGCTATGCGCCGTGTCGCTCAGTATATCAATGATGACGATGATCTTGAGGAAAACCAGCCTGGAGACACTTTTAGTGATATCGATGGGCACTGGGCAGAAAGTGCAATCTCTGAGCTATCTACTTTTTGCGGTATCTCTACGCCGCTGAACGAAGTAGGCAATGAGTTCCGACCAGACTCGCCAGCTCAACGAAACTATGCAGCAGCAGCGATGATTCGTTTGCTTGATTGTTCTCAGCTCTTAGAAAATGACGGAGAGCTTTTGTAG
- a CDS encoding orange carotenoid-binding protein yields MSYTIDRARNIFPSTLAAGAIPATTARFAQLSAEDQLALIWFAYLEMGQSITIAAPGAANLQFAENTLNTIKNMTPLEQSQAMCDLANRADTEVSRAYAVWTPNIKLGFWYRLGELMEQGLVAPIPEGYKLSANAAAVLQSIRDLESGQQITVLRNAVVDMGYDTSKMGSYQKVSEPVIAPKSIGERTPVSIEGVDNATVLSYMNNLNANDFDELVSLFTADGALQPPFRRPIVGKETILQFFREECQNLKLVPERGVVEAAEDGYTPIKVTGKCQTPWFGAAVGMNIAWRFLLNPDGKIFFVAIDLLASPKELLNLVR; encoded by the coding sequence ATGTCATATACCATTGATCGCGCACGCAACATTTTCCCCAGTACGCTGGCCGCAGGTGCTATCCCAGCGACGACGGCAAGGTTTGCTCAGCTCAGCGCTGAAGATCAGCTAGCGCTCATTTGGTTCGCTTACCTCGAAATGGGCCAGTCTATTACCATCGCAGCCCCCGGTGCAGCCAACTTACAGTTTGCTGAGAACACACTGAACACTATCAAGAACATGACGCCTCTAGAGCAATCTCAGGCGATGTGTGACTTGGCCAACCGGGCGGATACTGAAGTATCTCGTGCTTATGCGGTATGGACCCCTAATATCAAACTGGGCTTCTGGTATCGGTTAGGAGAACTGATGGAGCAAGGGCTCGTCGCGCCTATCCCAGAAGGGTATAAGCTCTCAGCGAATGCTGCAGCCGTTTTACAATCTATCAGAGACTTAGAGTCCGGCCAACAGATTACCGTCTTAAGAAACGCTGTGGTTGATATGGGCTACGACACTAGCAAGATGGGTAGCTACCAAAAAGTGTCAGAGCCGGTTATCGCACCCAAGTCAATCGGAGAACGGACGCCAGTCTCAATCGAAGGCGTTGATAACGCCACAGTTTTGAGCTACATGAACAACTTAAATGCCAACGACTTCGATGAATTGGTGAGCCTATTCACGGCTGATGGTGCTTTGCAGCCGCCTTTTAGAAGACCGATTGTAGGCAAAGAGACTATCCTACAGTTCTTTAGAGAAGAGTGTCAAAACCTAAAGCTTGTGCCCGAGCGCGGTGTAGTCGAAGCGGCTGAAGATGGCTACACCCCTATCAAGGTGACGGGCAAATGTCAAACGCCTTGGTTCGGCGCTGCCGTTGGTATGAATATCGCTTGGCGCTTTCTTCTCAACCCAGATGGCAAGATCTTCTTTGTCGCGATTGATTTGTTAGCTTCTCCTAAGGAACTACTGAACTTAGTGCGCTAA
- a CDS encoding 2Fe-2S iron-sulfur cluster-binding protein: MSVQIRFLPDNITTTAEPGEALLDVAHRVGVHISTGCLMGSCYACEVEMTSSKNDSDISVRACLTAVPDTTNLVEINLLDDPTW, translated from the coding sequence GTGTCTGTTCAGATCCGCTTTCTCCCTGACAACATCACTACCACCGCTGAACCTGGTGAAGCCCTTTTGGACGTTGCCCATCGGGTCGGCGTTCACATCTCTACTGGCTGCTTAATGGGCTCTTGCTATGCCTGTGAAGTCGAGATGACGAGTTCAAAAAACGATTCGGACATATCCGTACGCGCCTGTCTTACCGCCGTCCCCGACACCACCAATCTGGTAGAAATCAATCTCCTTGACGATCCAACTTGGTGA